In one Haloarcula sp. DT43 genomic region, the following are encoded:
- a CDS encoding group I intron-associated PD-(D/E)XK endonuclease, whose product MNNSPRQGEKSELAVASELMMQGYGVSFPFGHNHPYDLIVDKDGTLFKIQVKTAKQEQGNRYYIQADANRYETKDVDLLAGYSEAEVATFFIPVDEASGKRQRVTYTDLEKMGSDYNRQSANHISDYLFSEATQRV is encoded by the coding sequence ATGAACAACAGCCCCCGTCAAGGAGAGAAATCCGAATTAGCCGTCGCCTCGGAGCTGATGATGCAAGGGTACGGTGTGTCTTTCCCCTTTGGTCACAACCATCCGTACGATCTCATCGTCGACAAGGATGGCACTCTATTCAAGATTCAGGTTAAAACAGCAAAACAGGAGCAGGGGAACCGGTATTACATCCAAGCTGACGCCAATCGCTACGAGACAAAAGATGTTGATTTGTTGGCTGGCTATTCGGAAGCTGAGGTTGCTACATTTTTTATTCCGGTTGATGAGGCGAGTGGAAAGCGGCAGCGCGTTACCTACACGGACTTAGAGAAAATGGGATCTGATTATAACCGACAGAGTGCTAATCACATTAGTGACTATCTGTTTTCCGAGGCA
- a CDS encoding phospholipase D-like domain-containing protein has translation MNDESESTWMPLAVAEYVDRDEQLLSQLEGLLVLSGGRDELVTPEQIASETDVSVAASTDVFRQLSQTDAITRESFRTSVEDSAYRVNVEECRGVFERARHASRSVNAYEARQPPATEATPLVTFPSDPAFEDVSPTSFGMAWLMPTLTRQVKRSESSITLVAPFFEKDGFAHLEEVLFAAMDRDVEVRIISRYLTDTESYNYSVLKSFAKRADERGIDLSLLTCVDYTRWNAETPSAQRRQDGATPEFTLHAKIMLFDERSAYVGSANVTDYGFEHYLETGVLLEGPPVEGFVDLVRFLRNSEAATTVSLLD, from the coding sequence ATGAACGACGAATCTGAATCGACGTGGATGCCCCTCGCTGTAGCGGAGTACGTTGATCGGGATGAGCAGCTCCTCTCCCAGCTCGAGGGCCTGTTAGTTCTGTCCGGTGGACGTGATGAACTGGTGACTCCCGAGCAAATTGCAAGCGAAACCGATGTCTCTGTTGCAGCATCCACTGACGTGTTTCGACAGCTCTCACAGACTGACGCAATCACTCGTGAGTCGTTCAGAACGAGCGTTGAAGATAGCGCCTACCGGGTCAACGTAGAAGAGTGCCGGGGAGTGTTCGAGAGAGCCCGACATGCTTCGCGTAGCGTCAATGCATACGAGGCACGTCAACCGCCAGCGACAGAGGCAACACCGCTGGTGACGTTTCCTTCTGACCCTGCCTTCGAGGACGTGAGCCCGACATCGTTCGGAATGGCATGGTTGATGCCGACCCTCACACGGCAGGTCAAAAGAAGTGAATCCTCAATTACTCTGGTCGCACCATTCTTCGAAAAAGATGGATTCGCTCATCTCGAAGAAGTGCTATTTGCGGCCATGGACCGGGACGTGGAGGTCCGCATAATTTCTCGGTATCTCACTGACACAGAGTCGTACAATTACTCAGTGCTGAAGTCGTTTGCAAAACGGGCTGACGAGCGTGGTATTGACCTTTCGCTTCTTACCTGCGTAGACTATACCCGCTGGAATGCCGAGACACCGTCAGCACAGCGTCGGCAAGATGGGGCCACTCCTGAGTTTACTCTGCATGCCAAAATTATGTTATTCGATGAGAGATCAGCATACGTGGGGAGTGCCAATGTGACGGACTACGGGTTTGAGCACTATCTTGAGACTGGCGTCCTCCTTGAAGGACCACCCGTGGAGGGGTTCGTAGACCTTGTGAGATTTCTGCGCAACTCAGAGGCTGCGACAACGGTATCTCTATTAGACTAA